One region of Esox lucius isolate fEsoLuc1 chromosome 17, fEsoLuc1.pri, whole genome shotgun sequence genomic DNA includes:
- the klhdc8a gene encoding kelch domain-containing protein 8A: MSVPSAQEFHWQSLARLPSGRVYHSLVEVGGLMYMLGGCDAAGRPSPALELYSPEEDRWLSLPPMPSPRVGAAVAVLGKQILVVGGVAEDQRPLKVVEMYNTEEGKWRKRSSLREALMGVAITVKDGRALAVGGMGADLLSRGILQQYDLRKDVWALLPPMPTPRYDATAHLLGNKVYVAGGRQCKRTLKVFELYDSETRSWTTLPNIPCKRSYGGVFWDSLGRLCLLGGLRKGGGHQSSKFTNNVNIFDTNQGLWLKSEDTVSMKTKRADFASAFLRGRMVVAGGLGHQPSVLDTVEAFHPHKRKWETLAPMAVPRCSASSIVIRDRLLVVGGVNQVPSSAHEILYVKEEECL; encoded by the exons ATGTCTGTGCCCTCTGCCCAAGAGTTCCACTGGCAGAGCCTGGCGCGGCTTCCCAGCGGGCGTGTGTACCACTCcctggtggaggtgggggggctGATGTACATGCTGGGGGGCTGTGATGCCGCAGGGAGGCCCTCTCCAGCCTTAGAACTCTACTCTCCAGAG GAGGACCGGTGGCTGAGCTTGCCCCCAATGCCAAGCCCTCGCGTGGGTGCAGCCGTGGCGGTGTTGGGCAAGCAGATCCTGGTGGTGGGCGGTGTGGCGGAGGACCAGCGCCCCCTGAAGGTGGTGGAGATGTACAACACAGAAGAGGGgaagtggaggaagaggagctccCTCAGAGAGGCACTGATGGGGGTGGCCATAACTGTCAAAG ATGGACGTGCTTTGGCCGTGGGGGGCATGGGAGCGGACCTGCTGTCCCGTGGTATACTGCAGCAGTACGACCTGAGGAAGGACGTCTGGGCACTACTCCCTCCAATGCCCACACCGCGTTACGACGCTACCGCCCATCTACTGGGCAATAAAGTCTACGTGGCCG GTGGCCGTCAGTGCAAGCGCACGTTGAAGGTGTTTGAACTGTATGACTCTGAGACACGTTCCTGGACTACACTTCCCAACATACCGTGCAAACGTTCATATGGGGGCGTCTTCTGGGACAGTTTAGGGAGACTGTGTCTGCTGGGGGGGCTGAGGAAGGGAGGGGGCCACCAGAGCTCCAAATTCACCAACAACGTCAACATCTTTGATACTAACCAGG GGTTGTGGTTGAAATCAGAGGACACAGTTTCAATGAAGACTAAGAGGGCTGACTTTGCCTCAGCTTTCCTCAGGGGCAGGATGGTGGTGGCAGGAGGACTtg GTCACCAGCCCTCAGTGCTGGACACGGTGGAAGCCTTCCACCCTCACAAGAGAAAGTGGGAAACTCTGGCTCCCATGGCAGTGCCCAGATGCTCCGCCTCCTCAATCGTCATCAGGGACCGCCTTCTGGTGGTGGGAGGAGTCAACCAG GTTCCTAGTTCAGCCCATGAGATCCTGTATGTGAAAGAGGAAGAGTGTCTGTAG